In Bacillus sp. S3, the sequence TAGCTCATAACGGTGATCAAGAAATGTTCCCAGTTTAAATCCTGCATAAACCGAGATTGCGATCGCAATTCCAAAAACCATGTTTAAGGAAAGGGCTTTCATAAGAAAAAGCGTGAACTCATTCCAATGTGTCTCATTTGAGTTGTTTTCATTCTTTAAAAACTTCTTCACTTCGTTTTTCATTTCTGACGATACCTTATTTTCCTCGAAGAAGCCCTCAAGGTACTCTTCCACAGATTTATTTTCATTCTTTAACAGACAGGCAGTTTTTTCATGCGATCCTTTTGTGTAATGAACGAAAATCCACTTTTCTTCAAACCCTAATTCGAGGTTTTCTGTCACTCTTCCTAAGTCTTTTGTAAACTTGTGCTTCATAATTTTATGCCCCCCTTATTTGAGTATTTCGGGGATACGAGTGTGAAGGTGATAAAAAGGCGTCTTCATTTTCCTCTTTTTTTATTTTTCTCACCTCTTCTTTTGCATCTTGAATGATCTGCATAGCTTCTTTTTCGCTCCGCTGTAGAATTTCTCTTGCTTCTATTTTAGCCTTTTTGAGGATATCCTCGCTAGCTTGAAGGTTTATTTTTGCGTCAAATTTGTACTTTTCCGTTAACTCCAGTTGGTTTTCTATATGCTCTTTCCTTTTATCAAGAATATCCACAAGTTTTTTAAAAACAAACCTCTTTAAAATAAATACTAAAACAGTAAAAATTATGGCTTGGTATACCATTGTGCCCAGAGAAATAGGAAGTCCGAATAACGTTAAATCCCCCATTATTATATAATACTCCTTTCGTTTAAATTATGTTAATCGATGAGCGATATAAACCATTGTAAGTGTAACAAAGATATAGGCTTGAATCGCACCAATAAAAATACAAAATGCCTGCCAGATTAACATTGGTACAGATGCTAGCAGACTGATGACCAATCCATGTGTGACAGCACCTGCTAAAAGAGCGAGCATAACTTCCCCTGCATATATATTTCCAAACAAACGGAGACCGAGCGTTAAGGTGGTGGCGAGCTGTTCTATGGCATTGATTGGGAACAAAACCTTAAAGGGTTTAAAGAAACTAACAAAAAAATGTTTAAAGCCATGCAGGCGAATATCAATGAAGTGGGTATATGCGATGATCATGATGGCCAGAGTCATTGTTACATGTGCATCAGCAGTGGGGGATTTCCACCAGGCAACAGAATTTTCATCAGTCGTAACAATGGAGAAGGGGACCCCCATAAGATTTGCTATGAACAAGTACATGAATAAAGAAACTCCTGTCGACAAAATAAATAAATTGTTTGAAGCAACCATTGAAGAATGCATGATGTCCTTAATAAACTCCAGAAGCCACTCCATAAAATTCTGCCATTTATTAGGTGTATTTGTTGTTGAATTTCTTGTGAATAAATAGGCGATGAGAAATACAATAATGGCAGCTGCGGTAGTGGTTAAGATGATGGATAAATCAAATGTTAAATGAAACAAGACTACTTGAGGCCTCGTGTGTTCCGTGATGTCCAACCCCTTTCTATTAAAGGATAGAAACAGAATGAAAGGAACCATAGAGTAAGAGGAATAAATCATGACATCTTTATTATATACCAAAATTTTCATTATTGTAACATAATTCGTAATTATTCCATAACTTTCTGGAAAGTACGATTGACATAGTGGGAAAGATTATTAGTTTTTCAAATTATTTTGCATAGAATAATAATTTTGGAGCAAATGAAACCTTTTATTACTTTTTTCTTCTCATTAAATGTTGTAAAATAATCAAGGCGAATAAAGAAATAGGAGGAATCTCAGATGAAAAAGTTTTTAGTTTTACTAGCAGCTATTACAATGGCCTTTGGGCTTGCCGCTTGTTCAAGTAATGAAGAGGCAAAAACAGAAAAGAAGGCTGAACCAAAAGAAGAAACAGCACCTAAAGTTGATGTTAAAAAGGAATTAGTAAAATTCTATATGGACCTGGGCAATAAAATTAATCAAAAAGATGCTGATTTAAATGCATATGTGGCGAAAGCAACGAAGGAAGATGCAAAGCCTGAAGAATTACCAACTGCTGAGGATCGAGCAAAAGCAAGTGAATCTGCATCAGCCGTTGCAGCTGAATTAAATAGCGTTCAGATTCCAGCAGAACTGAAAGACCAAAAGGCCGATCTTGAAGCAGCAATTAAGGATTACGCCGCCTCATATCAAGCAAAAGCAGAAGAATTAAAAAAGGATGCTCCGTCATTAGAAGCAGCAGATGCAATCTTTGCTCAAGCGGAAGAAAAGCTGGGTAAAGTATTTGAAGGTGCAAAATTACTGCCACCGAGCATAGGGAAACAAGTAAATTAATAATTTTAAATTAGCCGGATGAAAATCATCCGGCTAATTTTTTACATTGTTATTTAGTTTATTGAACCGCAGTCTCTTCCTTAAATATAACCTGTATTTCATCGAGGAAATTGTCAACAGATAAGTAAGTTTTGGTATCCTCGAAGAACCAAACATCATTTCCTTCAACATAGAAATTAATTCCATTTACCTCTTTTGTAAAGCCTGCGTTTGCAGGATGTTCAGCAGAAAAGGCAAGACTATAGCCTTTATGTTTTTGGCCAAACCCAGCATATTGAGGAAACATCCGAATGCTGAATGGTTTATTAAATTCAAATTCTTTTGTGAACCATAATGAAGCTTTTTCGTCGATAGATATGAACATATTATTACACCAACCCTTCCATCGTTGATATTCCTATAAGGAAAAAAATGATTTTTCATTCCCTTATAATGAAAGATTATCTTTTTCAATGGCTTTTGCATGTGACAATATTCACGCTTAGTGCGGAATCACGCTGATTTTAAAAAAAGTTCATTATTTCGTTTCGAATTGTACACAAGTGTGTTAAAAATCAACTCTAATGGGTTTAATAAATGTTTAAATAAAAATAACAAATATTTTTTTTAGCTTGGAGGAACCTATGAATAAAGATTGGACGAAGGACTTGGAGCATGATGAATATGAACAGGATATTGACCTAATCATAAAAGATGCATTAACAGCAGTGGAAGAGACCGCTAAAGGCTGTTTTGTGAACCTTGTGACCTCCTCAGTATTTGGCAGTCCCGTTGACTATTTACAGCCCTTAATAGAGGAGATGTATCCAAAGAAAGTAAAGATTAAATTCATTGATCAGTGCGGGTGCGGAGGTTATGTATTGCGGGTTTGGAAAATCTGATCGTTTTTCTTAAAAACTTCCGAATTTTTTATGAACATTTCAGCATTTTGTTACTGTTTTTGTAACATGTGTATAGTGAAAACGATGATAAAATAAAGGAAATAAAACAAGGGAGTTTTGACCATGGAAAAACAATTTGAAAACCTAATCGATAACGATATGGATATAAAAAGCTTAATTCATACATTTAATGCCACTTTGGAAACCATAGAAAAAAGGCTATCGAGATTAGAGAAAATGGACAGCATTGAACACAGAGTGGAAGTTAATCAAATTGATTTATCTGATATTAAAGAAGCACTAGAGCGTATTGAACGAACACAAAGCAATGATATTCAACATATCAACCGCCGGCTTGATTCTCATCTAGTAAAAATAGCAAAAGTGGAAGAGGAACTGATTATTTTAAAATCAAAATAATTCTAAGTACACAAAAAATAGACCGGGCGTGAGGGGCACGGTCTATTTTTTATTATGATAGCACCCCGGATTTTGAAACAGCAATTTGCGGGATATTGGATTCTTCATTTTGAACATGTTTTGTTACTTCAATATATTTAATATGATGGTCTTCCATATCAAGGATTTTAAAGGTGTATGCTTCATGATGAATGATATCGCCTTCCTTAGCGTCGTAATTTTCGGTCAGTATCCAACCGCCAATTGTATCGATATCTTCATCGTCAATTTCAACACCCAATAGATCGTTAACCTCAGTCACTAAAACCTTCGAGTCAATAATATAATGGTTTTCTTTAATTTTGCGAATCTCAGGGATCTCATCCATATCAAATTCATCACGAATTTCGCCAACAATTTCTTCCAGTATATCCTCAACCGTTACAAGTCCGGAAGTTCCGCCATATTCATCCATTAAAATCGCCATATGAACGCGGTCCTTTTGCATTTTTACTAATAAATCATGAATTGGAATAGTTTCAATCACTCTGATGATAGGTCGTGTATAGCTCTCAAGTGTTTGAGTTGTTGGTTTTTCGTTGCCTATTAAATCGGTCATGACCTCCTTGATATTGATGAGACCAATGATATGGTCTTTATCGCCATCGATGACAGGATACCTTGTGAACTTTTCCTCGCGGAGAACCTGTAGAAAGGTTTCCAATGAATCATCCTTTGACAAAGATACCAATTCCGTTCTAGGAACCATGATTTCTTTTGCAATTCTGTTATCAAATTCAAAAATTTTATTTACATACTTAAACTCTGATTGGTTAATTTCACCACTTTTATAGCTTTCAGATAGGATTATTCGAAGTTCTTCCTCTGTATGGGCTATTTCACTTTCGGAAACAGGCTTTAGCCCAAACATACTTGAAACAACACGTGCAGATCCATTCAGAACCCAAATAAACGGGAACATGATTTTATAAAAAAGGATAAGCGGACGTGAAACAAGCATGGTAATCAGTTCAGCCTTCTGTATGGCCAGTGTTTTAGGTGCGAGCTCACCAACCACAACATGTAAAAACGTAATGGTTGCAAACGCAATTCCGATTGATAATGCTTTCGTGGCGCTCTCAGGAATGTTTAGTTGATGGAAAAGAGGGCCAAGCATGTGCTCAATGGTTGATTCTCCAATCCAACCTAAACCTAAAGCTGTTATCGTAATACCTAATTGACAGGCAGACAGATATTCATCAAGGTTTGAAATTACTCTTTTGGCAGAAACAGCCTTCGAATTCCCTTCCTCAATTAACTGATCAATTCTTGAACTTCTAATCTTAACAATAGCAAATTCTGAAGCTACAAAAAAAGCAGTTAAAGCAATTAAAATGGCTATAATAACCAAGTTAAATATGTCCAAATAAGTTCCCTTATCCCGTTTTCGACGGGTAAGGTGTCACCTCCCAGTAATGTAAAAAAATTAGCTCGTAACATTCAAAAGGGATTTTCTAAGTGCGGTTCGGAGCAGGCTTAGATTGCGAGTAAACATTTCTTTCTGCTGCTCATCCAAGTTTTCAAGAATAGGCTGAAGATCGAACAAGTCACTATACAACTGTTTCATCTGCTGTGTAACAGCACTTACATGTTTTTCCACTTCTGAATCACGGATATTCTTAGCTTTGCGCATTTCTAGTTTTCTTCTAATCTCGTCTAATGGAAAGTGAAGACTCTTGCATTCTTCTATAAACTTTAAATCATCTAATGAATCATCCGAATAGATGCGGTAATTTGATTTAGAGCGTTCTGCCTCCAATAAGCCAATAGACGTATAGTAGTCAATCGTTCGCTTTGACACATGCGCTATTTCTGCTATTTCACCAATTCGATAGACAGCCCCATCTTACCACCTCAACATAATATAAATTACCCATTATTATAAAGAATTTAAACCGTACAGTCAAACGTTCTGGTTTGAATAGTAGTGGATACCTTTAGTTTATGGGAAATTACTGTAAATATGAACGTTGCTTTCAAAATATTACAGAAATTTAAAGTTGGAAAAAAACGCCCGCTAACCAGTGGGCGCTTCCGCTTTTTTTACTTCTATAAATACAATATGATGGCCCTCTATTTCCGTAATTTGGAAGATGAAACCGTCTTTTTCAATGGAATCTCCTTTATGGACATCAAACTTTTGCGTTAAAAACCAGCCGCCAATCGTGTCCACATCATCCTCTTCTAAAGTCGTTCCAAGAAGGTCATTTACTTCGCTTATCAGGACTTTTCCATCTAATATAAAGTTTTCATTACTTATTTTCTGGATCAGAGGGAGCTCGTCCATATCAAACTCATCGCGAATTTCTCCAACAATTTCTTCAAGAATGTCTTCGACCGTGACGATACCGGCAGTCCCGCCATATTCATCAGATAAAACGGCCAAATGTGAGCGGTTTTTTTGCAGCTTCACTAAAAGTTCTTTTATTGGGATCGTTTCAATCACATGAATGACTGGCTTTAAATAGGGAATAAGTGGTTCTTCCCCGCTGCATTTTTGCTGGATACAATCCGTTAAAATTTCCTTGATATTGACAATGCCTAAAATGTTGTCTTTATCACCATCAATAATTGGATACCTTGTGTATTTTTCCTCTTTAACCGTTTCAATAATTTCATCCATTGTGGCATCTTTTGGCATCATAATGACCTCAGTTCTTGGCACCATGATTTCTTTGGCAATTCGATCATCAAACTCAAATATTTTATTCATATACTTGTACTCTGATTGATTGATCTCCCCGCTCTCATAGCTTTGAGAAAGGAGCATGCGTAATTCTTCTTCGGAAAGGTTAAGTTCTTGCTCGGAAGCCGGTTTAACTCCGAACAAACCGGTTATAAACCGAGCCGATCGATTAAGGATCCAAATGAACGGATATAACAGTTTGTAAAATATTATCATTGGCCGGGCAAAGAGCAAAATAATTTCTTCCGCTTTTTGGATTGCAAATGTCTTTGGTGCTAATTCACCAATTACTACATTAAAAAAAGTAATGATGATAAACGCAAGAATGGTCGATATGACTGGTTCTAAGGATAATGGCAGGTGAATCCACGTAAAAACGGGTCCCAGTATCTCACGGACGGTTGACTCTCCGCGCCATCCTAATATTAAAGAAGTAATGGTAATGCCTACTTGTGTGGCCGAAAGGTATCCGTCCAGGTTAGAAATTACTTTTCTCGCGGCAATTGCTTTTTTATTCCCTTCAGACACTAATTGATCAATCCGGGTCGTTCTTACCCTTACAATGGCAAATTCGGAAGCAACAAAAAAAGCAGTTAGAGCAATAAGAACAGCTATTATTATGACATTTATCCAAATCATCGATCACCTTACGATCAGTAAGGTATGCCACCTCACTTACGAATAACACATATTTTCATTAGTTCTTCTTTCCATAAGCTGTAATATTATTATTTCAAAAAAAGTTTTGATTAGCAAATAGTGAGGCAATAATATAAAAATGCCGCCAAACTGGCAGCATATCTTCTGATATTTAAATGTGTAAGGAATCCCAATCACGGGCAAGCATGCTATAAACAATTAGATCATGAAACTGACCATTTAATTGTTCCCCATCCCGAATTTTCCCTTCCCTTACAAATCCAAGTCTTTCAGGTATCGCCCGGCTTTTCTTGTTTTTCACGCCGCAGCGAATTTCAATCCGGTTTAATCCTAATTGGAAAAAGGCGTAATTTAGAAAGGCTTGAACGGAACGAGTGATAACTCCATGACCTTCTGCATTTCTAGCAAGATAATAACCAATACTCGCCATACTGTTGTACCAATCAATTTGGTGCAATCCCAAAGAGCCGACAAGGTTACCATTATAAAGAATCCCAACGTTCATACCACTATTTTCAGCAAATTGTGTAAGCCACACCGGAATAATGGTCTCAAATTGATAGAGGGAGGTCATACTATCCACCCATGGCATCCATTCCCGCAAATGTTCTCGATTTTCCTCAACAAGCTGATACAACTTTAAGGCATGATGCCGTTGGAACAATTGAAGCTCAATTTCGTGATCAACTTTTAAAGTAAACATAGGCCCTAATCTCCCGGTAAATTTTTAGTACATCATATGCATCAGAGTGCATTGTCGGGAG encodes:
- the atpB gene encoding F0F1 ATP synthase subunit A → MFHLTFDLSIILTTTAAAIIVFLIAYLFTRNSTTNTPNKWQNFMEWLLEFIKDIMHSSMVASNNLFILSTGVSLFMYLFIANLMGVPFSIVTTDENSVAWWKSPTADAHVTMTLAIMIIAYTHFIDIRLHGFKHFFVSFFKPFKVLFPINAIEQLATTLTLGLRLFGNIYAGEVMLALLAGAVTHGLVISLLASVPMLIWQAFCIFIGAIQAYIFVTLTMVYIAHRLT
- a CDS encoding GNAT family N-acetyltransferase, with the translated sequence MFTLKVDHEIELQLFQRHHALKLYQLVEENREHLREWMPWVDSMTSLYQFETIIPVWLTQFAENSGMNVGILYNGNLVGSLGLHQIDWYNSMASIGYYLARNAEGHGVITRSVQAFLNYAFFQLGLNRIEIRCGVKNKKSRAIPERLGFVREGKIRDGEQLNGQFHDLIVYSMLARDWDSLHI
- a CDS encoding MerR family transcriptional regulator, with product MGEIAEIAHVSKRTIDYYTSIGLLEAERSKSNYRIYSDDSLDDLKFIEECKSLHFPLDEIRRKLEMRKAKNIRDSEVEKHVSAVTQQMKQLYSDLFDLQPILENLDEQQKEMFTRNLSLLRTALRKSLLNVTS
- a CDS encoding hemolysin family protein, translated to MIWINVIIIAVLIALTAFFVASEFAIVRVRTTRIDQLVSEGNKKAIAARKVISNLDGYLSATQVGITITSLILGWRGESTVREILGPVFTWIHLPLSLEPVISTILAFIIITFFNVVIGELAPKTFAIQKAEEIILLFARPMIIFYKLLYPFIWILNRSARFITGLFGVKPASEQELNLSEEELRMLLSQSYESGEINQSEYKYMNKIFEFDDRIAKEIMVPRTEVIMMPKDATMDEIIETVKEEKYTRYPIIDGDKDNILGIVNIKEILTDCIQQKCSGEEPLIPYLKPVIHVIETIPIKELLVKLQKNRSHLAVLSDEYGGTAGIVTVEDILEEIVGEIRDEFDMDELPLIQKISNENFILDGKVLISEVNDLLGTTLEEDDVDTIGGWFLTQKFDVHKGDSIEKDGFIFQITEIEGHHIVFIEVKKAEAPTG
- a CDS encoding hemolysin family protein, encoding MDIFNLVIIAILIALTAFFVASEFAIVKIRSSRIDQLIEEGNSKAVSAKRVISNLDEYLSACQLGITITALGLGWIGESTIEHMLGPLFHQLNIPESATKALSIGIAFATITFLHVVVGELAPKTLAIQKAELITMLVSRPLILFYKIMFPFIWVLNGSARVVSSMFGLKPVSESEIAHTEEELRIILSESYKSGEINQSEFKYVNKIFEFDNRIAKEIMVPRTELVSLSKDDSLETFLQVLREEKFTRYPVIDGDKDHIIGLINIKEVMTDLIGNEKPTTQTLESYTRPIIRVIETIPIHDLLVKMQKDRVHMAILMDEYGGTSGLVTVEDILEEIVGEIRDEFDMDEIPEIRKIKENHYIIDSKVLVTEVNDLLGVEIDDEDIDTIGGWILTENYDAKEGDIIHHEAYTFKILDMEDHHIKYIEVTKHVQNEESNIPQIAVSKSGVLS
- a CDS encoding ATP synthase F0 subunit B yields the protein MGDLTLFGLPISLGTMVYQAIIFTVLVFILKRFVFKKLVDILDKRKEHIENQLELTEKYKFDAKINLQASEDILKKAKIEAREILQRSEKEAMQIIQDAKEEVRKIKKEENEDAFLSPSHSYPRNTQIRGA
- a CDS encoding HesB/YadR/YfhF family protein, giving the protein MFISIDEKASLWFTKEFEFNKPFSIRMFPQYAGFGQKHKGYSLAFSAEHPANAGFTKEVNGINFYVEGNDVWFFEDTKTYLSVDNFLDEIQVIFKEETAVQ
- a CDS encoding CGCGG family rSAM-modified RiPP protein produces the protein MNKDWTKDLEHDEYEQDIDLIIKDALTAVEETAKGCFVNLVTSSVFGSPVDYLQPLIEEMYPKKVKIKFIDQCGCGGYVLRVWKI